In Blastopirellula sediminis, the following proteins share a genomic window:
- a CDS encoding AsmA-like C-terminal region-containing protein, which produces MTDETPKKRSWFWWIFCAFGAIVLFVAALPTLVSYRPLTQGGLSAVLAASEVEVMVDRVSLGWLTPTRIEGLKIHQREDKFEVSVPKMRNDVYFWQLIVNPRQLGNLEIIKPNLHFIIQKKEDSLIDSVASEPAPIDQKNLSEALNRQVSVEIQDATLSANRPGGAEWKIEHFDLSGHLTPSTDDHGPLLKFDHIQAMHHFKLTEEMCDDLLKYAVPIMHGVTNVNGEASLRFEEWEFPLDNPKAGSGHGTLEIHHASLIAGPVVRSVTDALQMAPTVQIADNCQVDFKLENGRIYHDGLEIGLPNCRVKTSGSVGLDDTLDILCVIPVPLDKTINEETPILNMLRGKTLRLKITGTLQQPIVGLADSPENMTETLLGNIQDGDIPVEEVLGAATGMLRRMREEMPNNPLQRLRTNPDPQADVPETPPIPRPLGGLFDRLRQGISGAIENGPPLEEEPPPPPPEPEKKPSSGAPPPPRPESPSSGIDL; this is translated from the coding sequence ATGACGGACGAAACGCCCAAAAAGCGAAGCTGGTTCTGGTGGATCTTTTGCGCGTTCGGAGCGATTGTCCTCTTCGTCGCCGCGCTGCCGACGCTGGTCTCGTATCGACCGCTCACGCAAGGCGGTTTGAGCGCCGTCCTCGCCGCCTCGGAAGTCGAGGTGATGGTCGATCGCGTTTCGCTTGGTTGGCTGACGCCGACGCGGATCGAAGGGCTCAAGATTCACCAGCGGGAAGACAAGTTTGAAGTCTCCGTGCCGAAGATGAGGAATGACGTTTACTTCTGGCAATTGATCGTCAATCCGCGGCAGTTGGGCAACCTCGAAATCATCAAGCCTAACCTCCACTTCATCATTCAGAAGAAAGAGGACAGCCTGATCGATTCGGTCGCCAGCGAACCGGCGCCGATCGACCAAAAGAACCTGAGCGAGGCGCTCAATCGGCAGGTCTCGGTCGAAATCCAAGACGCAACCCTCTCGGCCAATCGTCCCGGCGGCGCCGAGTGGAAGATCGAACACTTCGATCTCTCCGGTCACTTGACTCCCTCCACGGACGATCATGGACCGCTGTTGAAGTTCGATCACATCCAAGCGATGCATCACTTCAAGCTGACCGAAGAGATGTGCGACGACCTGCTGAAGTACGCCGTGCCGATCATGCACGGCGTGACCAACGTCAATGGCGAAGCGTCGCTCCGCTTTGAAGAGTGGGAGTTCCCGCTCGACAATCCGAAAGCGGGTAGCGGGCACGGTACGCTGGAAATCCATCATGCGTCGCTCATCGCCGGGCCGGTCGTTCGCTCCGTGACCGATGCGCTGCAAATGGCGCCGACGGTCCAAATCGCCGACAACTGCCAGGTCGACTTCAAGCTAGAAAATGGTCGCATCTATCATGACGGTCTGGAGATCGGATTGCCCAACTGTCGCGTGAAGACGAGCGGTTCGGTTGGACTCGATGATACGCTCGACATCCTCTGCGTGATCCCCGTTCCGCTCGACAAAACCATCAACGAAGAGACCCCGATTCTCAACATGCTGCGTGGCAAGACCCTGCGGCTGAAGATTACCGGGACGTTGCAACAGCCGATCGTCGGCCTTGCCGATTCGCCGGAGAATATGACCGAGACGCTCCTGGGCAACATCCAGGACGGAGACATTCCGGTCGAAGAGGTGTTGGGCGCAGCGACTGGGATGCTGCGACGGATGCGTGAGGAGATGCCGAACAATCCGCTCCAGCGTCTGCGCACCAATCCTGATCCGCAAGCCGATGTGCCAGAGACTCCTCCCATTCCGCGACCACTGGGAGGCTTGTTCGATCGACTGCGGCAAGGGATTAGCGGCGCGATCGAAAATGGTCCGCCGTTGGAAGAAGAGCCTCCCCCACCGCCGCCGGAACCAGAGAAAAAACCATCCTCCGGAGCGCCACCGCCACCCCGCCCGGAGTCTCCCAGCAGCGGAATCGATCTCTAA
- the tpx gene encoding thiol peroxidase encodes MSRKGAVTFKGNPMTLAGEAVEVGKPAPEFTLHSFGPEGLKAITLADVKGKPTILSVVPSVDTGVCATQTRKFNEKLGSYGDKINALTVSVDLPFAMNRFCGAEGIENIQKGSDYQTRSFGNNWGMLMEELMLLARGSFVLDADGNVVYAEVVSEVTQEPNYDAAIAALDKCLA; translated from the coding sequence ATGTCGCGAAAAGGCGCCGTTACGTTCAAAGGCAACCCGATGACTTTGGCCGGTGAAGCGGTGGAAGTCGGCAAGCCGGCTCCCGAATTCACCCTGCACAGCTTTGGTCCGGAAGGTCTGAAGGCGATCACCTTGGCCGACGTCAAAGGCAAGCCGACCATTCTGAGCGTCGTCCCGTCGGTCGACACCGGCGTTTGCGCGACCCAGACGCGCAAGTTCAATGAAAAGCTCGGCAGCTACGGCGACAAGATCAACGCGCTGACGGTCAGCGTCGACCTGCCGTTCGCGATGAACCGCTTCTGCGGCGCCGAAGGGATCGAGAATATCCAGAAGGGTTCCGACTATCAGACCCGCAGCTTCGGCAACAACTGGGGCATGCTGATGGAAGAACTAATGCTGCTGGCTCGCGGCTCGTTCGTCCTCGATGCGGACGGCAACGTCGTTTACGCCGAAGTCGTTTCGGAAGTGACGCAGGAACCGAACTACGATGCGGCGATCGCGGCGCTCGACAAGTGCCTGGCGTAG
- a CDS encoding BON domain-containing protein — translation MDQAEYSANVERVLANNPHFAGRSLRFEQQQDRIVLKGSVSSFFHKQMAQEALRQAGVDQIENQLEVKWA, via the coding sequence ATGGACCAAGCTGAATATTCCGCCAATGTGGAGCGCGTACTCGCCAACAATCCCCACTTCGCCGGACGCTCGCTCCGCTTTGAACAGCAACAAGACCGCATCGTGTTGAAAGGAAGCGTCTCCTCCTTTTTCCACAAGCAAATGGCTCAAGAGGCCCTTCGTCAAGCTGGCGTCGATCAGATCGAGAACCAGCTCGAAGTGAAGTGGGCCTAA